A genomic window from Glycine soja cultivar W05 chromosome 10, ASM419377v2, whole genome shotgun sequence includes:
- the LOC114371759 gene encoding uncharacterized protein LOC114371759 encodes MAQYGYAYRSAQISTYNTSNVRNIETGAKPFAPYVPKFSNGNGYSDGIVTKKKIIPVASRPYYEDESDNDHDDDEGKHPHQTSPRKFDDFLTKVHNEANRSPPRSSGHVTSPDWRHSSQPKPYNGGYADYGTNKPIGDANKHDGPGYGNNKEGNKPLYGGNTKSFDNHDGYTSPAKKNNFDHAYDGYNKNGPKPKPMSKPTGSPVYNSSYGGDYGAPKPINHDGYTSPYDHDYDSYGDYYNKDGSKPTVSPVYNSGYGGDYNNIEGPKPKPKPTGSPVYNSGYGDNYDNYNNGEGGKPKPKPKPTGISVNKNGYGGGYGSGSASPTRHGNYDHEGDYGNYHNKHGGSKPASGWSDSPRKGIQLTKATNNIDEAMELLMKEAAKLREYENKAHQNGPGQFGSRPAPPPASTCDRTMNPVRQRFNFGDGGKRPDYDYDKRRGYGVMNHKEAEKKFNGVTLDHN; translated from the coding sequence ATGGCTCAGTATGGTTACGCATACCGAAGCGCTCAAATATCCACCTACAACACTAGCAATGTGAGAAACATTGAAACTGGTGCAAAGCCATTTGCTCCCTACGTCCCCAAATTTAGTAACGGTAATGGTTACTCAGACGGGATCGTtaccaagaaaaaaataattccagTTGCTAGCAGGCCTTATTATGAGGACGAGAGTGACAACGACCATGATGACGATGAAGGGAAGCATCCACATCAAACAAGCCCACGTAAATTTGATGACTTCCTCACCAAGGTGCACAATGAAGCTAACCGTAGTCCACCAAGGTCCTCCGGTCACGTGACTTCACCTGATTGGCGCCACTCCTCGCAGCCAAAACCTTACAATGGCGGCTATGCTGACTACGGAACCAACAAGCCAATTGGAGATGCCAATAAACATGATGGTCCTGGTTATGGCAACAACAAGGAAGGGAACAAGCCTTTATATGGAGGTAACACTAAGAGTTTTGATAACCATGATGGTTATACAAGTCCTGCCAAGAAGAACAACTTTGATCATGCTTATGATGGATACAACAAAAATGGCCCCAAGCCCAAGCCCATGTCCAAGCCCACCGGCAGTCCCGTTTATAATAGTAGTTATGGTGGTGACTATGGTGCACCCAAGCCAATTAACCATGACGGTTATACAAGTCCCTATGATCATGATTATGATAGCTATGGGGACTACTACAACAAAGATGGGTCCAAGCCCACTGTCAGTCCTGTTTATAATAGTGGATATGGTGGTGACTACAACAACATAGAAGGGCCAAAGCCCAAGCCCAAGCCCACTGGCAGTCCCGTTTATAATAGTGGATATGGTGACAACTATGATAACTACAACAACGGAGAAGGgggcaagcccaagcccaagcccaagccCACAGGTATTTCCGTTAATAAAAATGGATATGGTGGGGGCTATGGTAGTGGAAGTGCAAGTCCAACTCGACATGGCAACTATGATCATGAGGGTGACTACGGCAACTACCACAACAAGCACGGTGGATCAAAACCCGCTTCAGGCTGGAGTGATTCACCAAGAAAAGGGATCCAACTAACCAAGGCAACGAATAATATCGACGAGGCCATGGAGTTGTTGATGAAAGAAGCTGCAAAATTGCGTGAATATGAGAACAAGGCCCATCAAAATGGGCCAGGCCAGTTTGGGAGCAGGCCCGCGCCACCACCAGCAAGCACATGTGACAGGACCATGAATCCGGTGCGACAACGCTTCAATTTCGGTGATGGGGGGAAACGTCCTGATTATGATTATGACAAGAGACGGGGCTATGGAGTCATGAATCATAAGGAGGCTGAGAAGAAGTTTAATGGCGTCACCCTCGATCATAATTAA
- the LOC114371085 gene encoding probable serine/threonine-protein kinase At1g54610, translated as MGCVISREVSSGIVSEVKEEKNLSVGSNKKVDEASTSGAEENAVEAQNGEKEKEENGGGDDRVRRPKGERRRSKPNPRLSNPPKHLQGEQVAAGWPPWLTAVCGEALSGWIPRKADTFEKIDKIGQGTYSNVYKAKDTLTGKIVALKKVRFDNLEPESVKFMAREILILRRLDHPNVIKLEGLVTSRMSLSLYLVFDYMVHDLAGLAASPDIKFTEPQVKCYIHQLLSGLEHCHSRNVLHRDIKGSNLLIDNEGILKIADFGLASFFDPNRRQPMTNRVVTLWYRPLELLLGATEYGAAIDLWSVGCILGELLAGKPILPGRTEVEQLHKIYKLCGSPSDEYWKKSKMPNATLFKPRHPYKRCITETFKDFPPSALPLIDTLLAIDPAERKSATDALRSEFFTTEPYACDPSSLPKYPPTKEMDAKRRDDEARRSRAAGKAHVDGAKKHRTRDRAAKAAPAPEGNAELQSNIDRRRLITHANAKSKSEKFPPPHEDGQLGFPLGSSNHIDPDIVPSDVSFGSTSYTFSKEPFQAWSGPIGNTASISVTKRKKHTAGDALDLSKPYKGALKDKVKGKKIIA; from the exons ATGGGGTGTGTGATTAGCCGAGAAGTGTCATCGGGAATAGTCTCCGAGGTGAAGGAGGAGAAGAATTTGAGTGTTGGGTCCAACAAGAAAGTTGATGAAGCGTCCACAAGCGGAGCTGAGGAGAACGCGGTAGAGGCTCAGAATGgtgagaaggagaaggaagagaatggTGGCGGTGATGATCGTGTTCGGCGGCCGAAGGGTGAAAGAAGAAGATCAAAGCCAAATCCAAGGTTAAGTAATCCACCAAAGCATTTGCAGGGGGAGCAAGTAGCAGCTGGCTGGCCACCTTGGCTAACAGCAGTGTGTGGGGAAGCACTTAGTGGGTGGATTCCCCGAAAGGCTGACACCTTTGAGAAAATTGATAAG ATTGGTCAAGGAACTTATAGTAATGTATACAAAGCTAAAGACACATTGACGGGTAAGATTGTTGCACTGAAGAAGGTTCGGTTTGACAATTTGGAACCTGAGAGTGTTAAATTCATGGCCAGAGAGATTCTTATTTTGCGAAGATTGGATCATCCCAACGTTATAAAGCTAGAAGGTTTAGTTACATCCAGAATGTCCTTGAGTTTGTACCTGGTGTTTGATTACATGGTGCATGATTTAGCTGGACTTGCTGCAAGCCCTGACATCAAGTTTACAGAGCCTCAG GTTAAATGTTACATACATCAACTGCTATCAGGACTTGAGCACTGTCATAGTCGAAACGTACTTCACCGTGATATTAAAGGATCAAACCTTCTCATTGACAATGAAGGAATACTTAAAATTGCTGACTTCGGACTTGCATCTTTCTTTGATCCAAATCGCCGGCAACCCATGACTAATCGTGTGGTTACCCTTTGGTACCGACCTCTTGAGTTGCTTCTTGGTGCCACAGAATATGGTGCGGCCATCGACCTTTGGAGTGTTGGTTGCATTTTAGGAGAGTTATTGGCTGGGAAACCTATTTTGCCTGGTCGTACAGAG GTGGAACAACTGCATAAGATATACAAACTTTGTGGTTCGCCTTCTGATGAGTATTGGAAGAAGTCAAAGATGCCTAATGCTACTTTGTTTAAACCTCGACATCCATACAAGAGATGCATAACAGAGACATTTAAAGATTTTCCACCTTCAGCACTGCCCCTTATTGACACTCTTCTTGCAATTGATCCTGCAGAACGGAAGAGTGCCACAGATGCTCTAAGAAGTGAG TTCTTTACCACAGAACCTTATGCTTGTGATCCTTCTAGTCTTCCAAAATATCCCCCAACCAAGGAAATGGATGCTAAACGACGGGATGATGAAGCAAGGAG ATCAAGAGCTGCTGGCAAAGCTCACGTTGATGGTGCAAAGAAGCATCGTACGCGTGATCGCGCTGCAAAAGCTGCTCCTGCTCCTGAAGGCAATGCTGAGCTTCAATCCAACATTGAT AGAAGGCGTTTAATCACTCATGCAAATGCTAAGAGCAAGAGTGAAAAGTTCCCTCCACCACATGAAGATGGACAGCTTGGCTTTCCTTTGGGATCTTCTAATCATATTGATCCAGATATTGTTCCTTCTGATGTTTCTTTCGGTTCAACCTCATACACCTTTTCAAAGGAACCATTCCAAGCTTGGTCAGGTCCCATTGGTAATACTGCTAGCATTAGTGTCACAAAGCGGAAGAAACACACTGCAGGTGATGCACTGGATTTATCAAAACCATATAAAGGTGCCCTCAAGGATAAGgttaaaggaaagaaaatcatAGCTTAG